The following proteins are encoded in a genomic region of Pseudorca crassidens isolate mPseCra1 chromosome 1, mPseCra1.hap1, whole genome shotgun sequence:
- the STRC gene encoding stereocilin isoform X5 translates to MTVLTLPDYTPDLQNCSISMSAYSFLHPGSSLKFTVSVETQAACSALPSPGYPTQVTLAPTGPQSLDPGLSLLKSWLSVLDQAPQGSLSRSRFSAFLANISSSFEPGRMGEGPVGEPPPLQPPALRLHDFLVTLRGSPDWEPMLGLLGDVLALLGHEQTPRDFLGHQAGVLSGLAEVLLGALVPGGPPSPTRPPCTRDGPSDCVLAADWLPSLLLLLEGTRWQALVQVQPSVDLANATGLDGREPAPHLLQGLLALLTPVGELGSEEALWGGLLRTVGAPLYATFQEGLLRVTDSLQDEVFSILGQPEPDVNGQCQGGNLQQLLLWGIRHNLPWDVRALGFLSGSPPPPPALLQCLSTAVPLPRTSQPSAHISPRQRRAISLEALCENSAGPAPHYSISNFTLYVICQHIKPVSPQPPPSTAAICQTAVWYAVSWAPGAQGWLQACHDQFPEEFLEAICSDLPFSTLSFPNRRLVKRLCAGLLPPPTSCPEGLPPVPVTPEIFWGCFLENETLWAERLCREASLQAVPPSNQAWVQHVCQGPTPDVTASPPCHIGPCGERCPDGGSFLMMVCANDTMYEALVPSWPWLAGQCRISRGGNDTCFLEGLLGPLLPSQPPLGPSPLCLAPGPFLLGMLSQLPRCQSSVPAPAHPTRLHYLLRLLTFLLGPGAGGKEAQGMLGQALMLSSLPDNCSFWDAFRPEGRRSVLRTVGEYLEQEEQPDPLDFDPTDSSSSGVSKMELLACFSPVLWDLLQREKSVWALQILVQAYLHMPPENLQQLVLSAESEAAQGFLTLMHRSWAQMQVPPSEEQALGRLTALLLQRYPRLTSQLFIDLSPLIPFLAVSDLMRFPPSLLANDSVLAAIRNYSPEMRPEQKEALARRLLAPELFGEVPAWPQELLWAALPLLPHLPLENFLQLSPHQIQALEDSWPAAGLGPGHARHVLRSLVNQSVQDGEEQVRRLGPLACFLSPEELQSLVPLNDPMGPVEQGLLECAANGTLSPQGRVAYELLGVLRSSGGTVLSPQELRVWTPLFPQLGLRFLQELSEPQLRAMLPALQGTSVTPAQAVLLLGRLLPRRDAQFLWKKMQVPTNLTLRDLQVLGTLAGGMSCEFLQQINSMADFLEVVHMIYQLPTGVRGSLRTCIWAELQRRMTMPEPELATLGPGLSGLDTKLLLDLPIRLMDRLSSESIMLVVELVRGTPEQLLELTPPHRAALAERALENLAPKETTVSREVLETLGPLVGFLGIESTRRIPLQILLAHLSQLQGICLGEPFATELGWLLLQEPVLGKPELWSQDEVEQAGRLVFTLSPEAISLIPREALGPETLERLLEKQQSWEQSRAGQLCAGPQLTAKKAALVAGFVRPTTEDLPEPVPNCADVRGTFPSAWSATQIAEMELLDFEDCLALFAEDPGLGPEELRAAMGKAKQLWGPPGGFRPEQILQLGRLLIGLGERELQELNLVDWGVLSTLGQIDGWSSIQLRVVVSSFLKQSGRHVSHLDFLHLTALGYTLCGLRPEELQYINSWEFSQAALFLGNLHLPCSEEQLEVLAQLLVLPGGFGPVSNWGPEIFTEIGTIAAGIPDLALSALLRGQIQGLTPLAISVIPPPKFAVVFSPTQLSSLTSVQAVAVTPEQMAFLSPEQRRAVAWAQYEGKETPEQQGRSTAWGLQDWSQPSWALALTIYFLGNLL, encoded by the exons ACCCTCCCAGATTACACTCCTGATCTCCAGAACTGCTCCATCTCTATGTCTGCCTACTCCTTTCTGCATCCTGGCTCCTCACTGAAGTT TACAGTGTCAGTGGAGACTcaggctgcctgcagtgccctgCCCTCACCTGGCTATCCCACACAAG TGACTCTGGCCCCTACTGGGCCTCAGTCCCTGGACCCTGGTCTCTCCCTCCTGAAGTCTTGGCTCTCCGTTCTGGACCAGGCTCCCCAGGGGTCCCTCAGCCGCTCACGGTTCTCTGCATTCCTGGCcaacatttcttcttcctttgagcctgggaggatgggggagggaccGGTGGGAGAGCCCCCACCTCTCCAGCCCCCTGCCCTCCGGCTCCATGATTTCTTAGTGACGCTGAGAGGCAGCCCAGACTGGGAGCCAATGCTGGGGCTGCTGGGGGATGTGCTGGCACTGCTGGGACATGAGCAGACCCCCCGGGACTTCCTGGGGCACCAGGCAGGTGTGCTGAGTGGACTTGCAGAGGTGCTGCTGGGAGCCTTAGTTCCCGGGGGACCCCCTAGCCCTACCCGGCCCCCATGCACCCGTGATGGGCCCTCTGACTGCGTTCTGGCAGCTGACTGGTTGCCTTCTCTGCTGCTGTTGTTAGAGGGCACACGCTGGCAGGCCCTGGTGCAGGTGCAGCCCAGCGTGGACCTCGCCAATGCCACAGGCCTCGATGGGAGGGAGCCAGCCCCCCACCTTTTGCAGGGTCTGTTGGCTTTGCTCACCCCAGTGGGGGAGCTGGGCTCTGAAGAGGCTCTTTGGGGAGGTCTGCTGCGCACAGTGGGGGCCCCCCTCTATGCTACCTTCCAGGAGGGGCTGCTCCGAGTCACTGACTCCCTGCAGGATGAGGTCTTTTCCATTCTGGGGCAACCAGAGCCTGATGTCAATGGGCAGTGCCAGGGAG GCAATCTTCAGCAGCTGCTCTTGTG GGGCATCCGGCACAATCTCCCCTGGGATGTGCGGGCATTGGGCTTTCTGTCTGGATCGCCACCTCCACCCCCCGCGCTCCTCCAATGCCTGAGCACAGCTGTGCCTCTGCCCAGGACTTCCCAGCCCTCAGCCCACATCAGCCCTCGCCAGCGGCGGGCCATCTCTCTGGAGGCCCTCTGCGAGAACTCCGCAGGCCCAGCACCGCACTACAGCATTTCCAACTTCACCCTCTACGTGATCTGCCAGCACATTAAGCCTGTCTCCCCGCAGCCCCCTCCCAGCACTGCTGCCATCTGTCAGACAGCTGTGTGGTATGCAGTCTCATGGGCACCAGGTGCCCAAGGCTGGCTCCAGGCCTGCCACGACCAGTTTCCCGAAGAGTTCCTGGAGGCAATCTGTAGCGACCTCCCCTTTTCCACCCTGTCGTTTCCCAACCGCCGCTTGGTAAAGCGGCTCTGTGCGGGCCTGCTCCCACCCCCTACCAGCTGCCCTGAAGGCCTGCCCCCTGTCCCCGTCACCCCAGAGATCTTCTGGGGCTGCTTCTTGGAGAACGAGACTCTGTGGGCTGAGCGGCTGTGTAGGGAGGCGAGCCTGCAGGCTGTGCCCCCCAGCAACCAGGCTTGGGTTCAACATGTGTGCCAGGGCCCCACCCCGGATGTCACGGCCTCCCCACCCTGCCACATTGGACCGTGTGGGGAACGCTGCCCAGATGGGGGCAGCTTCCTGATGATGGTCTGTGCCAATGACACCATGTACGAGGCCCTGGTGCCCTCCTGGCCTTGGCTAGCAGGCCAGTGCAGGATAAGCCGTGGGGGCAATGATACTTGCTTCTTGGAGGGGTTACTGGGCCCTCTTCTGCCCTCTCAGCCCCCACTGGGACCGTCCCCACTTTGCCTGGCCCCAGGCCCCTTCCTGCTTGGCATGCTGTCCCAGCTGCCACGCTGTCAGTCCTCCGTGCCGGCCCCTGCGCACCCCACACGCCTACACTATCTCCTGCGCCTGCTGACCTTCCTCCTGGGTCCAGGGGCCGGAGGGAAGGAGGCCCAGGGGATGCTGGGTCAGGCCCTGATGCTCTCCAGTCTCCCAGACAACTGCTCCTTCTGGGATGCCTTCCGCCCCGAGGGCCGGCGCAGTGTGCTGCGGACAGTCGGGGAGTACCTGGAACAGGAGGAGCAGCCGGACCCCCTGGACTTTGACCCCACTGACAGCTCCAGCTCTGGTGTAAGCAAGATGGAGCTGCTGGCCTGCTTCAGC CCTGTGCTGTGGGATCTGCTCCAGAGGGAGAAGAGTGTTTGGGCCCTGCAGATTCTAGTGCAG GCCTACCTGCACATGCCGCCAGAAAATCTCCAGCAGCTGGTGCTTTCAGCGGAGAGCGAGGCTGCTCAGGGCTTCCTGACGCTCATGCACCGTTCCTGGGCCCAGATGCAG GTGCCACCATCTGAGGAGCAGGCCCTGGGTCGTTTGACAGCCTTGCTGCTCCAGCGGTACCCGCGCCTCACCTCCCAGCTCTTCATCGATCTCTCACCACTCATCCCCTTCTTGGCTGTCTCCGACCTGATGCGCTTCCCACCATCCCTGTTGGCCAATGACAGTGT CCTGGCTGCCATCCGGAATTACAGCCCTGAAATGAGGCCTGAACAGAAGGAGGCTCTGGCACGGCGACTGCTGGCCCCTGAGCTGTTTGGGGAAGTGCCCGCCTGGCCCCAGGAGCTGCTATGGGCAGCGCTGCCCCTGCTCCCCCATCTGCCTCTGGAGAACTTTCTGCAACTCAGCCCTCATCAG ATCCAGGCCCTGGAGGATAGCTGGCCAGCGGCAGGTCTTGGGCCAGGACACGCCCGACATGTGCTGCGCAGCCTGGTGAACCAGAGTGTCCAGGATGGAGAGGAGCAGGTGCGCAG GCTGGGGCCCCTCGCCTGTTTCCTGAGCCCTGAGGAGCTGCAGAGCCTGGTACCCTTGAACGATCCAATGGGGCCGGTAGAACAGGGGCTGCTGGAATGTGCGGCCAACGGGACCCTCAGCCCACAAGGACGG GTAGCATATGAACTTCTGGGGGTGTTGCGCTCATCTGGAGGAACTGTGCTGAGCCCCCAGGAGCTTCGAGTTTGGACCCCTCTCTTCCCTCAGCTGGGCCTCCGCTTCCTGCAGGAGCTGTCAGAGCCCCAGCTTAGAGCCATGCTTCCTGCACTGCAAGGAACCAGTGTCACACCTGCCCAG GCTGTGCTACTGCTTGGACGGCTCCTCCCTAGGCGTGAC GCACAGTTTCTCTGGAAGAAGATGCAGGTGCCCACCAACCTGACCCTCAGGGATCTGCA GGTTCTGGGTACTCTGGCAGGGGGCATGTCCTGTGAGTTTCTGCAGCAGATCAACTCGATGGCAGACTTCCTTGAAGTGGTACACATGATCTATCAACTGCCCACTGGGGTTCGAGGGAGCCTG AGGACCTGTATCTGGGCAGAGCTACAGAGGAGGATGACAATGCCAGAGCCAGAGCTGGCAACCCTGGGGCCAGGACTGAGTGGGCTGGACACCAAGCTACTCCTGGACTTACC GATCCGGCTGATGGACAGACTGTCCAGTGAATCCATTATGTTGGTGGTGGAGCTGGTACGAGGCACTCCAGAGCAGCTGCTGGAACTGACCCCACCCCACCGGGCAGCCCTGGCAGAAAGGGCACTAGAAAACTTG GCTCCAAAGGAGACAACAGTGTCAAGGGAAGTGCTGGAGACATTGGGTCCCTTGGTTGGATTCCTGGGGATAGAGAGCACACGACGGATCCCCCTACAGATCCTGCTGGCCCATCTCAGTCAGCTGCAGGGCATCTGCCTAGGAGAGCCATTTGCCACAGAGCTGGGATGGCTGCTGTTGCAGGAGCCTGTTCTTGG GAAACCAGAGTTATGGAGCCAGGATGAAGTCGAGCAAGCAGGACGCCTAGTATTCACTCTGTCTCCCGAGGCTATTTCCTTGATCCCCAGG GAGGCCTTGGGCCCAGAGACCCTGGAGCGGCTCCTAgaaaagcagcagagctgggagcagAGCAGAGCTGGACAGCTGTGTGCAGGGCCACAGCTCACTGCCAAGAAAGCAGCCCTGGTAGCTGGGTTTGTGCGGCCCACCACAGAGGATCTCCCAG AACCTGTGCCAAATTGTGCAGATGTACGGGGAACATTCCCATCAGCCTGGTCTGCAACCCAGATCGCAGAGATGGAGCTTTTAGACTTTGAAGACTGCCTagcactgtttgcagaagacccAGGACTTGGGCCTGAGGAACTACGGGCAGCGATGGGCAAAGCAAAACAA ttgtggggtcCCCCCGGGGGATTCCGTCCTGAGCAGATCCTGCAGCTGGGTCGGCTCTTAATAGGCCTAGGAGAGAGGGAACTACAGGAGCTGAACCTGGTTGACTGGGGTGTGCTGAGCACCCTGGGGCAGATAGATGGCTGGAGTTCCATCCAG ctccggGTTGTGGTCTCCAGTTTCCTGAAGCAGAGTGGTCGGCACGTGAGCCACCTGGACTTCCTCCACCTGACTGCACTGGGTTACACGCTCTGTGGACTTCGGCCAGAGGAGCTGCAGTATATCAACAGTTGGGAGTTTAG CCAAGCAGCTCTCTTCCTGGGCAACCTGCATCTCCCATGTTCTGAGGAACAACTGGAGGTTCTGGCCCAGCTCCTTGTGCTGCCTGGTGGTTTTGGCCCAGTCAGTAACTGGGGGCCTGAGATCTTCACCGAAATTGGTACAATAGCAG CTGGAATCCCAGACCTGGCTCTTTCAGCACTGCTGCGAGGACAGATCCAGGGCCTTACCCCTCTGGCCATTTCTGTCATCCCTCCTCCGAAATTTGCT GTGGTGTTCAGCCCCACCCAGCTATCTAGTCTCACCAGTGTTCAGGCTGTGGCTGTCACTCCTGAGCAAATGGCCTTTCTGAGTCCTGAGCAGCGACGAGCAGTTGCATGGGCCCAGTATGAGGGGAAGGAGACCCCAGAACAGCAGG GTCGAAGCACAGCCTGGGGCCTCCAGGACTGGTCACAACCCTCCTGGGCCCTGGCATTGACCATCTACTTTCTTGGCAACCTGCTATGA
- the STRC gene encoding stereocilin isoform X4: protein MALSLWALVLLLSCGVTLAPTGPQSLDPGLSLLKSWLSVLDQAPQGSLSRSRFSAFLANISSSFEPGRMGEGPVGEPPPLQPPALRLHDFLVTLRGSPDWEPMLGLLGDVLALLGHEQTPRDFLGHQAGVLSGLAEVLLGALVPGGPPSPTRPPCTRDGPSDCVLAADWLPSLLLLLEGTRWQALVQVQPSVDLANATGLDGREPAPHLLQGLLALLTPVGELGSEEALWGGLLRTVGAPLYATFQEGLLRVTDSLQDEVFSILGQPEPDVNGQCQGGNLQQLLLWGIRHNLPWDVRALGFLSGSPPPPPALLQCLSTAVPLPRTSQPSAHISPRQRRAISLEALCENSAGPAPHYSISNFTLYVICQHIKPVSPQPPPSTAAICQTAVWYAVSWAPGAQGWLQACHDQFPEEFLEAICSDLPFSTLSFPNRRLVKRLCAGLLPPPTSCPEGLPPVPVTPEIFWGCFLENETLWAERLCREASLQAVPPSNQAWVQHVCQGPTPDVTASPPCHIGPCGERCPDGGSFLMMVCANDTMYEALVPSWPWLAGQCRISRGGNDTCFLEGLLGPLLPSQPPLGPSPLCLAPGPFLLGMLSQLPRCQSSVPAPAHPTRLHYLLRLLTFLLGPGAGGKEAQGMLGQALMLSSLPDNCSFWDAFRPEGRRSVLRTVGEYLEQEEQPDPLDFDPTDSSSSGVSKMELLACFSPVLWDLLQREKSVWALQILVQAYLHMPPENLQQLVLSAESEAAQGFLTLMHRSWAQMQVPPSEEQALGRLTALLLQRYPRLTSQLFIDLSPLIPFLAVSDLMRFPPSLLANDSVLAAIRNYSPEMRPEQKEALARRLLAPELFGEVPAWPQELLWAALPLLPHLPLENFLQLSPHQIQALEDSWPAAGLGPGHARHVLRSLVNQSVQDGEEQVRRLGPLACFLSPEELQSLVPLNDPMGPVEQGLLECAANGTLSPQGRVAYELLGVLRSSGGTVLSPQELRVWTPLFPQLGLRFLQELSEPQLRAMLPALQGTSVTPAQAVLLLGRLLPRRDLSLEELCSLHPLLPGLSSQTFQAIPRRVLVGACSCLAPELSRLSACQTAALLQTFRVKDGVKNMGATGASAAVCIPGQPIPTTWPDCLLPLLPLKLLQLDSAALLANRRRYRELPWAEQQAQFLWKKMQVPTNLTLRDLQVLGTLAGGMSCEFLQQINSMADFLEVVHMIYQLPTGVRGSLRTCIWAELQRRMTMPEPELATLGPGLSGLDTKLLLDLPIRLMDRLSSESIMLVVELVRGTPEQLLELTPPHRAALAERALENLAPKETTVSREVLETLGPLVGFLGIESTRRIPLQILLAHLSQLQGICLGEPFATELGWLLLQEPVLGKPELWSQDEVEQAGRLVFTLSPEAISLIPREALGPETLERLLEKQQSWEQSRAGQLCAGPQLTAKKAALVAGFVRPTTEDLPEPVPNCADVRGTFPSAWSATQIAEMELLDFEDCLALFAEDPGLGPEELRAAMGKAKQLWGPPGGFRPEQILQLGRLLIGLGERELQELNLVDWGVLSTLGQIDGWSSIQLRVVVSSFLKQSGRHVSHLDFLHLTALGYTLCGLRPEELQYINSWEFSQAALFLGNLHLPCSEEQLEVLAQLLVLPGGFGPVSNWGPEIFTEIGTIAAGIPDLALSALLRGQIQGLTPLAISVIPPPKFAVVFSPTQLSSLTSVQAVAVTPEQMAFLSPEQRRAVAWAQYEGKETPEQQGRSTAWGLQDWSQPSWALALTIYFLGNLL from the exons ATGGCTCTGAGCCTCTGGGCCCTGGTGCTGCTGCTATCCTGTGGAG TGACTCTGGCCCCTACTGGGCCTCAGTCCCTGGACCCTGGTCTCTCCCTCCTGAAGTCTTGGCTCTCCGTTCTGGACCAGGCTCCCCAGGGGTCCCTCAGCCGCTCACGGTTCTCTGCATTCCTGGCcaacatttcttcttcctttgagcctgggaggatgggggagggaccGGTGGGAGAGCCCCCACCTCTCCAGCCCCCTGCCCTCCGGCTCCATGATTTCTTAGTGACGCTGAGAGGCAGCCCAGACTGGGAGCCAATGCTGGGGCTGCTGGGGGATGTGCTGGCACTGCTGGGACATGAGCAGACCCCCCGGGACTTCCTGGGGCACCAGGCAGGTGTGCTGAGTGGACTTGCAGAGGTGCTGCTGGGAGCCTTAGTTCCCGGGGGACCCCCTAGCCCTACCCGGCCCCCATGCACCCGTGATGGGCCCTCTGACTGCGTTCTGGCAGCTGACTGGTTGCCTTCTCTGCTGCTGTTGTTAGAGGGCACACGCTGGCAGGCCCTGGTGCAGGTGCAGCCCAGCGTGGACCTCGCCAATGCCACAGGCCTCGATGGGAGGGAGCCAGCCCCCCACCTTTTGCAGGGTCTGTTGGCTTTGCTCACCCCAGTGGGGGAGCTGGGCTCTGAAGAGGCTCTTTGGGGAGGTCTGCTGCGCACAGTGGGGGCCCCCCTCTATGCTACCTTCCAGGAGGGGCTGCTCCGAGTCACTGACTCCCTGCAGGATGAGGTCTTTTCCATTCTGGGGCAACCAGAGCCTGATGTCAATGGGCAGTGCCAGGGAG GCAATCTTCAGCAGCTGCTCTTGTG GGGCATCCGGCACAATCTCCCCTGGGATGTGCGGGCATTGGGCTTTCTGTCTGGATCGCCACCTCCACCCCCCGCGCTCCTCCAATGCCTGAGCACAGCTGTGCCTCTGCCCAGGACTTCCCAGCCCTCAGCCCACATCAGCCCTCGCCAGCGGCGGGCCATCTCTCTGGAGGCCCTCTGCGAGAACTCCGCAGGCCCAGCACCGCACTACAGCATTTCCAACTTCACCCTCTACGTGATCTGCCAGCACATTAAGCCTGTCTCCCCGCAGCCCCCTCCCAGCACTGCTGCCATCTGTCAGACAGCTGTGTGGTATGCAGTCTCATGGGCACCAGGTGCCCAAGGCTGGCTCCAGGCCTGCCACGACCAGTTTCCCGAAGAGTTCCTGGAGGCAATCTGTAGCGACCTCCCCTTTTCCACCCTGTCGTTTCCCAACCGCCGCTTGGTAAAGCGGCTCTGTGCGGGCCTGCTCCCACCCCCTACCAGCTGCCCTGAAGGCCTGCCCCCTGTCCCCGTCACCCCAGAGATCTTCTGGGGCTGCTTCTTGGAGAACGAGACTCTGTGGGCTGAGCGGCTGTGTAGGGAGGCGAGCCTGCAGGCTGTGCCCCCCAGCAACCAGGCTTGGGTTCAACATGTGTGCCAGGGCCCCACCCCGGATGTCACGGCCTCCCCACCCTGCCACATTGGACCGTGTGGGGAACGCTGCCCAGATGGGGGCAGCTTCCTGATGATGGTCTGTGCCAATGACACCATGTACGAGGCCCTGGTGCCCTCCTGGCCTTGGCTAGCAGGCCAGTGCAGGATAAGCCGTGGGGGCAATGATACTTGCTTCTTGGAGGGGTTACTGGGCCCTCTTCTGCCCTCTCAGCCCCCACTGGGACCGTCCCCACTTTGCCTGGCCCCAGGCCCCTTCCTGCTTGGCATGCTGTCCCAGCTGCCACGCTGTCAGTCCTCCGTGCCGGCCCCTGCGCACCCCACACGCCTACACTATCTCCTGCGCCTGCTGACCTTCCTCCTGGGTCCAGGGGCCGGAGGGAAGGAGGCCCAGGGGATGCTGGGTCAGGCCCTGATGCTCTCCAGTCTCCCAGACAACTGCTCCTTCTGGGATGCCTTCCGCCCCGAGGGCCGGCGCAGTGTGCTGCGGACAGTCGGGGAGTACCTGGAACAGGAGGAGCAGCCGGACCCCCTGGACTTTGACCCCACTGACAGCTCCAGCTCTGGTGTAAGCAAGATGGAGCTGCTGGCCTGCTTCAGC CCTGTGCTGTGGGATCTGCTCCAGAGGGAGAAGAGTGTTTGGGCCCTGCAGATTCTAGTGCAG GCCTACCTGCACATGCCGCCAGAAAATCTCCAGCAGCTGGTGCTTTCAGCGGAGAGCGAGGCTGCTCAGGGCTTCCTGACGCTCATGCACCGTTCCTGGGCCCAGATGCAG GTGCCACCATCTGAGGAGCAGGCCCTGGGTCGTTTGACAGCCTTGCTGCTCCAGCGGTACCCGCGCCTCACCTCCCAGCTCTTCATCGATCTCTCACCACTCATCCCCTTCTTGGCTGTCTCCGACCTGATGCGCTTCCCACCATCCCTGTTGGCCAATGACAGTGT CCTGGCTGCCATCCGGAATTACAGCCCTGAAATGAGGCCTGAACAGAAGGAGGCTCTGGCACGGCGACTGCTGGCCCCTGAGCTGTTTGGGGAAGTGCCCGCCTGGCCCCAGGAGCTGCTATGGGCAGCGCTGCCCCTGCTCCCCCATCTGCCTCTGGAGAACTTTCTGCAACTCAGCCCTCATCAG ATCCAGGCCCTGGAGGATAGCTGGCCAGCGGCAGGTCTTGGGCCAGGACACGCCCGACATGTGCTGCGCAGCCTGGTGAACCAGAGTGTCCAGGATGGAGAGGAGCAGGTGCGCAG GCTGGGGCCCCTCGCCTGTTTCCTGAGCCCTGAGGAGCTGCAGAGCCTGGTACCCTTGAACGATCCAATGGGGCCGGTAGAACAGGGGCTGCTGGAATGTGCGGCCAACGGGACCCTCAGCCCACAAGGACGG GTAGCATATGAACTTCTGGGGGTGTTGCGCTCATCTGGAGGAACTGTGCTGAGCCCCCAGGAGCTTCGAGTTTGGACCCCTCTCTTCCCTCAGCTGGGCCTCCGCTTCCTGCAGGAGCTGTCAGAGCCCCAGCTTAGAGCCATGCTTCCTGCACTGCAAGGAACCAGTGTCACACCTGCCCAG GCTGTGCTACTGCTTGGACGGCTCCTCCCTAGGCGTGAC CTGTCCCTGGAGGAACTCTGCTCCTTGCACCCTCTGCTTCcaggcctcagctcccagacatTCCAGGCCATCCCTAGGCGAGTTCTGGTTGGGGCCTGTTCCTGCCTGGCCCCTGAACTGTCACGCCTCTCAGCCTGCCAGACTGCAGCACTGCTGCAGACCTTTCGG GTGAAAGATGGAGTAAAAAACATGGGTGCAACAGGTGCCAGTGCAGCTGTGTGTATCCCTGGTCAG CCTATCCCCACCACCTGGCCAGACTGCCTGCTGCCTCTGCTCCCACTAAAGCTGCTACAGCTGGACTCTGCTGCTCTTCTGGCTAACCGAAGGCGTTACCGGGAGctgccctgggctgagcagcaG GCACAGTTTCTCTGGAAGAAGATGCAGGTGCCCACCAACCTGACCCTCAGGGATCTGCA GGTTCTGGGTACTCTGGCAGGGGGCATGTCCTGTGAGTTTCTGCAGCAGATCAACTCGATGGCAGACTTCCTTGAAGTGGTACACATGATCTATCAACTGCCCACTGGGGTTCGAGGGAGCCTG AGGACCTGTATCTGGGCAGAGCTACAGAGGAGGATGACAATGCCAGAGCCAGAGCTGGCAACCCTGGGGCCAGGACTGAGTGGGCTGGACACCAAGCTACTCCTGGACTTACC GATCCGGCTGATGGACAGACTGTCCAGTGAATCCATTATGTTGGTGGTGGAGCTGGTACGAGGCACTCCAGAGCAGCTGCTGGAACTGACCCCACCCCACCGGGCAGCCCTGGCAGAAAGGGCACTAGAAAACTTG GCTCCAAAGGAGACAACAGTGTCAAGGGAAGTGCTGGAGACATTGGGTCCCTTGGTTGGATTCCTGGGGATAGAGAGCACACGACGGATCCCCCTACAGATCCTGCTGGCCCATCTCAGTCAGCTGCAGGGCATCTGCCTAGGAGAGCCATTTGCCACAGAGCTGGGATGGCTGCTGTTGCAGGAGCCTGTTCTTGG GAAACCAGAGTTATGGAGCCAGGATGAAGTCGAGCAAGCAGGACGCCTAGTATTCACTCTGTCTCCCGAGGCTATTTCCTTGATCCCCAGG GAGGCCTTGGGCCCAGAGACCCTGGAGCGGCTCCTAgaaaagcagcagagctgggagcagAGCAGAGCTGGACAGCTGTGTGCAGGGCCACAGCTCACTGCCAAGAAAGCAGCCCTGGTAGCTGGGTTTGTGCGGCCCACCACAGAGGATCTCCCAG AACCTGTGCCAAATTGTGCAGATGTACGGGGAACATTCCCATCAGCCTGGTCTGCAACCCAGATCGCAGAGATGGAGCTTTTAGACTTTGAAGACTGCCTagcactgtttgcagaagacccAGGACTTGGGCCTGAGGAACTACGGGCAGCGATGGGCAAAGCAAAACAA ttgtggggtcCCCCCGGGGGATTCCGTCCTGAGCAGATCCTGCAGCTGGGTCGGCTCTTAATAGGCCTAGGAGAGAGGGAACTACAGGAGCTGAACCTGGTTGACTGGGGTGTGCTGAGCACCCTGGGGCAGATAGATGGCTGGAGTTCCATCCAG ctccggGTTGTGGTCTCCAGTTTCCTGAAGCAGAGTGGTCGGCACGTGAGCCACCTGGACTTCCTCCACCTGACTGCACTGGGTTACACGCTCTGTGGACTTCGGCCAGAGGAGCTGCAGTATATCAACAGTTGGGAGTTTAG CCAAGCAGCTCTCTTCCTGGGCAACCTGCATCTCCCATGTTCTGAGGAACAACTGGAGGTTCTGGCCCAGCTCCTTGTGCTGCCTGGTGGTTTTGGCCCAGTCAGTAACTGGGGGCCTGAGATCTTCACCGAAATTGGTACAATAGCAG CTGGAATCCCAGACCTGGCTCTTTCAGCACTGCTGCGAGGACAGATCCAGGGCCTTACCCCTCTGGCCATTTCTGTCATCCCTCCTCCGAAATTTGCT GTGGTGTTCAGCCCCACCCAGCTATCTAGTCTCACCAGTGTTCAGGCTGTGGCTGTCACTCCTGAGCAAATGGCCTTTCTGAGTCCTGAGCAGCGACGAGCAGTTGCATGGGCCCAGTATGAGGGGAAGGAGACCCCAGAACAGCAGG GTCGAAGCACAGCCTGGGGCCTCCAGGACTGGTCACAACCCTCCTGGGCCCTGGCATTGACCATCTACTTTCTTGGCAACCTGCTATGA